From Carnobacterium alterfunditum DSM 5972:
CAAAGGGTCGATCAAAGCAAACCATTACCTTAATGATGCGGAAGCTAGAGCACTGCTAAAGGATCTGAAAAAGATGGAAAATCCTTATAACTGCCCACATGGAAGACCAGTGGTGATCCATTTCACCAATAAAGATATGGAGAAAATGTTCAAACGGATACAAGATCCGCATTGAATTACCTAAAACAAATTCAATAAATTGTAGCGATTCCTTAAAAAGTGTAAAATGTAAGTTAGATACAAAAAGGAGGATTTTCATGAATAGCTATGATAAAAACGAATTGAAAGATAAACTTACAGATATTCAATTTGAAGTGACTCAAAATGAAGCTACTGAACGTCCGTTTACAGGAGAGTATGACGATTTTTATGAAGACGGCATTTTTGTAGATGTTGTAAGTGGAAAACCGCTATTTTCTTCAAACGATAAATACGATGCAGGATGCGGTTGGCCATCTTTTACAAAACCGATAGAAGAAAAAGAAGTTATTGAAAAAGTGGATACTAAATTTGGTATGCGCCGTACTGAAGTGCGAAGCTCAGAATCGAATTCTCATCTAGGACATATTTTTACAGATGGCCCTCAAGATAAAGGCGGTCTACGTTACTGTGTTAATTCGGCAGCGTTAAGATTCGTACCTGTTGATAAGTTAGATGAAGAAGGTTATGGCAGTTACCGTAAATTATTTGTTTGATCTATTTTGTGAAGTTTTATAAGCACTCTCTAGCTGCATAAGCAGCTAAAGAGTGCTTATGATTTTTTTACATAGGCTTTTTTTGGCGGCAACTCCTTTTTTCTATACAAATGTGGTAAACTAAAAAGCGAACAGGTGTGCCTTTTTCCGCCTAGTAAAATGAGTGAATGAATGGAGAAAATAATATGTATGAATACATTAAGGGGATAGTAACATTTGTTAGTCCTGCGTATATCGTCCTTGAAACGAATGGAATAGGGTATCAATTGTTTATGGCTAATCCATTTCGTTTTTCGAGTAAATTAAACGAGGAAGTAACCATTTATATCCATCAAGCTGTTCGAGAAGATGCTATTACGTTATATGGTTTCAAGGATTACACTGAAAAACAATTGTATTTAAAGTTGCTTAGTGTTTCAGGAATAGGTCCAAAAAGCGGATTGGCTATTTTGGCAAATGATGATCATCAAGGTTTAGTACAAGCAATCGAAAATGAAGATGCAGCTTACTTAACTAAATTTCCAGGAGTAGGTAAAAAGACTGCTTCACAAATTGTATTAGATTTGAAAGGGAAGTTAGCTGATTTAACCCATACACAATCAGAAAATACGGTCGATTACCAACAAGAATTGGTTTTACCAACGAATTATAGTCATGTTACTGAAGCAATCGAGGCTTTAGAAGCGCTAGGGTACAGTGCAAAAGAAATCAAAAAAATCGAACCACAAATCCGTAAATTAAATAAAGAATCTACAGATGCTTATTTAAGAGAAGCATTAAGACTATTGATGAAGAAATAACCGATAAGTAAAATGAGAAAAGTGGTGAAAACAATGAATCCAGAAGAACGAATCATTTCCGGCGACAGCAGCACGACAGAAGAGATGTCATTAGAAAAATCGTTGCGTCCGCTTTATTTAAAAGAATATATTGGCCAAGAAAAAGTGAAAAAAGAATTGTCGATTTATATAGAAGCAGCAAATAATCGCGAAGAAGCCTTAGATCACGTTTTGCTTTACGGCCCTCCTGGATTAGGGAAAACAACTATGGCAATGGTTATTTCAAATGAAATGGATGTAGCTATACGAACGACTAGCGGCCCTGCGATCGAGAAAGCAGGAGACTTAGTTGCTCTTTTGAATGAACTAGAAGCGGGAGATGTCCTTTTTATCGATGAGATCCATCGGATGCCAAGACTTATTGAAGAGATGTTGTACTCTGCTATGGAAGATTATTTTGTGGATATCATCGTGGGACAAGGACCAACTGCACATCCTGTCCATTTTCCTTTACCACCATTTACTCTAGTGGGTGCAACTACAAGAGCAGGACTTTTATCAGCACCTTTGCGAGATCGTTTTGGGATCGTATCGCATATGGAATATTACACGGTAGAAGAATTGAGCGATATTGTTTTACGTTCAGCTGATATATTTAATACTGAAATAATCGAATCAGGTGCAATCGAAATAGCTAGACGCTCGAGGGGAACGCCTCGTGTAGCAAATCGTCTATTAAAACGTGTAAGAGATTATGCACAAGTAAGATCTAATGGTGTGATAAAAAAAGAAATAGCAGATGAGGCATTAGCTATGCTGCGAATCGATCAAGAAGGACTCGATTTCGTTGATCAAAAACTATTGAAAACGATGATTGAGAACTATAATGGCGGACCGGTTGGGCTGTCTACGATTGCAGCTAATATTGGAGAAGAAGTTGAAACGATTGAAGATATGGTTGAGCCTTTTTTACTGCAGGCAGGCTTTCTTCAACGCACACCCCGTGGAAGAATCGTAACCCGTTTAGGCTATGCTCATTTGGGTTACCCAATTACTTATACAGATTAGGAGTATGATTATGTTAACGACAAAAGATTTTGATTTTAATTTACCAGAAGAATTAATTGCTCAGACCCCTTTAGCAAATCGATCAAGTTCAAAACTATTAATTTTAGACAAAGAAATGGGTAAAGTAGAAGATAAGTACTTTACGGACATCCTTGATGAATTGAACAAAGGTGACGCATTAGTCATGAATGATACACGCGTGTTGCCTGCACGTTTGCATGGCATAAAACCAGAAACTGGTGCACATATTGAACTATTATTATTAAAAAACACAAAAAATGATCAATGGGAAACACTTGTTAAACCAGCTAAGAAAGCAACTGTAGGGACCGTTATTTCTTTTGGAGATGGAAGACTGACAGCTACAGTAACAGAAGAGTTAAATCATGGCGGAAGAATCGTTGATTTTTCTTATGAAGGTATCTTTTTAGAAGTTTTAGAGTCATTAGGTGAAATGCCACTCCCTCCTTATATCAAAGAAAGATTAGAAGATGGCGAACGGTACCAAACGGTTTACGCAAAAGAAAATGGTTCGGCAGCTGCACCGACAGCAGGGTTGCATTTTACTGAAGAATTATTAGAGCAGATCAAGTTAAAAGGTGTACAGTTGGTTTTCTTAACGTTACACGTGGGATTAGGTACATTTAGACCAGTTAGTGTTGATTCGCTTGAAGACCATGAAATGCATTCAGAATTTTATCGTTTAACAGAAGAATCAGCAGCTATTTTAACAGCTGTTCGAAATAATGGTGGGAGAATAGTTGCAGTTGGGACAACTTCTATTCGGACACTGGAAACGATTGGTACAAAGTTTAATGGCGAGATAAAGGCAGATAGCGGATGGACAAGTATTTTTATTTCACCGGGGTATACATTTAAAGTTGTTGATGCTTTTTCAACTAATTTTCATTTGCCAAAATCAACATTGGTGATGTTGATCAGTGCTTTTGCAGGAAGAGAAAATGTTTTATCAGCTTACCAGCATGCTATTGATAAAAGATACCGGTTTTTTAGCTTTGGAGATGCCATGTTTATCAAATAAATGACTTTATTCCCTTAAACAAAATAAAAAATAGAAGTTGGCTTTTTAGGCCAACTTCTATTGGTTTTTAGAGAGGATAGAAGCGAATCAGCGAATCGTTGAAACGAAACTTTTTACTTGAACTTCTTCTAAAAACGACATACAGCTTCTTTACTACTTTTTTAAAACTGTCTTTAAATTTGTTAACGGTACTAATTTGAAGCTGGTTTTTCAAATAAATGTGACAGTGAATCTGGTAACTCAAAACAGAATGTTGATTTTAAATGTTTTTTCTGAATCTAAACACTAAAGAAATTCGACTAATTCACTTCTATAAGCATCTCTCTATCCACCTATAATATACCACATTTAGAAAGCGGTTACCATTTATGTGTCTCGAAATTCAAAAAAAGTTTTATTTTCTAAAAATAGTGTGATAAACTATTATATTGAGTGAGCACGTACTTGATTTAAGAGATGTTGAATTTGGAGGTCTAAGTAAGTGGCAAACGTAAACGAGGAAGCTGTAACAAATACGCAACAACGAATTATTGACGCAGCGTTAGATTTAGTTTCACATGTGGGGTATAAAAGTACCACAACTAAAATGATTGCACAGAAAGCCGAAGTTAATGAAACAACCATTTTTAAAAATTTTCAGTCTAAACAAGTTTTGATGGACACAGCATTTAAACAGCATACTGTACAAATCACCAAAGAAGTAGATGAATTTTTTTCTCAAAGTTTTGAAAATACCACAGATTTAATGAATCAATCTGGACGATTTATTGCAACTATTTTTGATAAACATCGGCAAATTGTTATTGGGACTATTAAAGAGGTAGGAAATGAACAAACAAAAACGATTTTCACCTATAAACAAGAGTATATCCAACAACAACTGTGCAATAAGTTAAAAGAATGCTCAAATGACCATTCACTAACGGATCAACAGTATGAAACGATTGCTTTTATTTTTAATAGTGCGATCATGAGTCTTCTAGTTGATAAAGCCAGAAAAGAATATTCGGATGATGAACAATCTATGACGATCCACTTAGATGATGTGATCGAGTTGATATTAAAAACAGTGAGTTGATTTTATTGAACGTAATTAAACAACCAATTAAATAAATGGTTCTACATCAAATGGTGTAGACACTTCAAAATGAAAATTTCTTCTGGAATGGGAGGGTTTGCTTGTGGAGCCATTGAATCTTATCTATGGCCGCAAGCAAGTCTATTCCTCTAGAAATTTTGGGTAAGTAGTGCAATTAGATTAAATCTATCAACACTAAAAATTATAGATCCAAATAAATGAGTAACCTCAGTTGAACGAAAGTAGGAATGGAAGCATGACAGAACCAGCAATTAAATACCGATTAATAAAAAAAGAGAAACATACAGGCGCAAGACTTGGAGAAATTATTACTCCACATGGAACTTTTCAAACGCCTATGTTCATGCCGGTTGGCACGTTGGCAACGGTCAAAAGTATTGCACCAGAAGAGTTAGAGTCAATGGGAGCAGATATTATTTTAAGCAATACGTATCACTTATGGCTGCGCCCAGGTGAAGATATTGTAGAAGAAGCAGGCGGACTTCATAAGTTCATGAACTGGGATAAAGGTATTTTGACAGATTCAGGCGGATTCCAGGTATTTTCATTAAGTGATATGCGAAAAATTGAAGAAGAAGGTGTTCATTTTAGAAATCATTTGAATGGTTCTAAAATGTTCTTGTCACCAGAAAAAGCGATCAATATCCAAAATAAATTGGGTCCAGATATTATGATGAGTTTTGACGAGTGCCCACCTTTTGACGAGAGTTTTGATTATGTAAAAAAATCAGTTGAACGAACGAGTCGTTGGGCTGAACGAGGGTTAAAAGCTCATGGGAAACCAAATAGTCAAGGGCTATTTGGAATCATTCAAGGTGCTGGATTCAAGGAACTTCGTCAACAAAGCGCACGTGATTTAGTATCAATGGATTTCCCAGGTTATTCTATTGGAGGATTGTCTGTAGGAGAGCCCAAACAAAGCATGAATAGAGTATTAGAATACACGACACCTTTTATACCAGAAGACAAACCACGTTACTTGATGGGTGTAGGAACAGCTGATTCGCTGATCGATGGTGTTATTCGAGGAGTAGACATGTTTGATTGTGTGCTACCTACTCGTATTGCTCGTAATGGAACATGTATGACGAGCAAAGGCCGTGTTGTAATTAAAAATGCTCAATATGAAAGAGACTTTGGACCATTAGATGCTAAATGTGATTGCTATACTTGCCGCAATTATACAAGAGCCTATATACGCCATTTGATCAAAGCTAATGAAACTTTTGGCTTACGCCTGACAAGTTACCATAATCTGTATTTCTTATTAAATGTAATGAAAGAAGTCAGACAAGCTATCATGGATGATAATTTACTAGAATATAGAGAAAGTTTCTTTGAAGAATATGGTTTTAATAAACCAAATGCTAGAAATTTCTGAAGGTTTTATAAGATTATCTGTTAAGAGATAGCAATAAGACTTAATCTTTGGTAAAGTAATGAATGAAAAGATGATTTAAAAGAAGAATGGAGTGAAAAAAATGGAAATAATTCTTAATTTTCTACCTTTTATCGCGATTATGGCTTTGATGTATTTTATGATGATCCGTCCGCAAAAAAAGGCAGCTACAAAAACACAAAATATGCTTAATGCTATGAAAAAAGGAAACTCTGTCGTTACCATTGGTGGTCTACACGGCGTTATTGATGAAGTAAACACTACTAATAATACTGTCGTAATTGATTGTGATGGAATCTTTTTAACATTTGAAAAGAAAGCTATTGCCCGTGTGGTAACTACTGATGTTTCAAACGCTGTCGAAGATCTTGGCACGAACACGCCATCACATACAGCAGAAGAAGATAACGAAGAAAAACTTTAATATAGGCAATCAAGAGTTTAAAAAGGGTGCTATCAGAATAAAACTGGCGGCATCCTTTTTAGTGTTTCAGTTTTATTTTAAAGTTCTACAGTGATCAGATATAAATAAAATGGGAATAAGATAGTTTCGAATAAGGAAGGAGCTTATGCTTTTGATCAACGAATCAATTACTTACTATACTAAATATGAACCTTGGTTAAATTTGAAAATTCAAGAGTTTAACCAGTTAGGATATCATCAAATAAATAAAGAAGATTTGTGGAAATATGTTGTGGATTTGTGCTGGAAAAGGAATGTCCCAGCGCACTACTATCAACAAATTAGTGATATTATGAAAATTACGCCCAATCATTACTTAGATTATGCTGCGGTAGAAGCGCAAGTTTATAAAGTTACATCACTTGATGATATGAATTTCGAAGGGTTATTTTAAAAGGAATCAGATGATTTATTCTGATTCCTTTTATTTAATGGTTTTATGTGAAATTATTATCATATTATATTGAAAAGGTGAAAAAAAATTCAAAAAAAAACAATCATTTAATGGTTGTTTAGTAGGCTTTTTCATCTTTTTTTCAATTAAAAACGATTTAATTCTTTACAAAAAAAAGAAAATGAAGTATGATGATTGTGAAATAGATAACAATAACAGGAGGGTTCAATATGATGGAAGTTAATACTAAAGAAAAAATTAAAACTAATAAAAAAAGTAATTTGAACAATCAAACTAGTGTATCTGATGATATCGAGCTATTGGTCAACCAAGGAAAAGAAGCGTTAAGTATTTTAGAAACTTTTGATCAAGAAAAGATCGACTTTATTGTTCATCAAATGGCAATGGCTGGTTTGGATCAGCATATGCCTTTAGCTAAAATGGCAGTAGAAGAAACAGGTAGAGGGATCTATGAAGATAAATGTATCAAGAATATGTTTGCAACAGAATCAATCTGGAATTCGATAAAAGATAATAAAACAGTGGGGATCATTAGTAGAGATAGCCAAACAGATTTGATAGAAGTAGCCACTCCAGTGGGCGTAGTATGTGGGGTCACACCGGTTACTAATCCAACATCTACAACAATGTTCAAAGCGTTAATTGCTTTGAAAACACGTAATCCAATTATTTTCTCTTTCCATCCAAGTGCTCAAAAATGTTCTATAGCTGCAGCAACTGCGTTGAAAGAAGCAGCTGTAAAAGCCGGAGCACCAGAAAATTGCATTCAATGGATCGAGAAAGGCTCTTTAGAAGCAACAAATAGCTTGATGCAACATCCAGGAGTTGCTGTCGTACTTGCAACTGGGGGAGCTGCTATGGTAAAAGCAGCTTATTCAACTGGTAAACCAGCATTAGGAGTTGGACCAGGAAATGTGCCAAGCTATATTGAAAAATCTGCAAAAATCAAACGTGCGGTAAACGATATCATTGCATCAAAAACATTTGATAATGGGATGATATGTGCTTCAGAACAAGCCATTATTGTGGATAAAGAAATTTACAGTGAAATAAAAGAAGAATTCAAACAACATAATATTTATTTTGCTAAACCAAATGAATTAGAGAAATTTGAAAGTGCGGTAATGAATGAAGCAAAAGTTGCTGTTAATCCAGGAATTGTGGGACAATCCCCATACAAAATTGCTGCATTAGCAGGCATAGAAATTCCAAAAGAAACAAAAATGATTGTTGTAGAATTAAACGGAGTAGGTGCAGACTATCCTCTATCTCGCGAAAAGTTATCTCCAGTTCTAGCTATGATCAAAGCAGATTCTACTAAACATGCATTCGAACTTTCTCAACAAATGCTAGAATTAGGTGGGTTAGGTCATTCAGCAGCGATCCATACTCAAAATGATGCTTTAGCAGAAAAATTTGGTGAAGAAATGAAGGCTTGTCGTATTTTAGTTAACTCACCAACGTCTCAAGGAGGAATAGGTGACTTATACAATAACATGATTCCTTCATTAACATTAGGTTGTGGATCATATGGTAAAAACTCAGTTTCTAAAAATGTTACAGCTATCAACTTAATGAATATTAAAACAATTGCGAAACGGAGAAATAATATGCAGTGGTTTAAATTGCCAGCAAAGATTTATTTTGAAAAAAATTCCCTTGCTTATCTACAAGAAATGGAAGGCATCGAACGCGTTTTTCTAGTATGTGATCCAGGTATGGTTAAATTTGGTTATGCAGATAAGGTTACACAAGAGTTGATGAAACGAAAAAATAAAGTTCAAGTTGAGATTTTTTCAGATGTAGAACCAAATCCATCTACTGATACTGTTAAAGCTGGAACAGAAGCAATGAATCATTTCCAACCAGATACCATTATCGCAATCGGTGGTGGTTCAGCAATGGATGCTGCTAAAGGAATGTGGTTATTTTATGAAAAACCTGAAACAATTTTCTTTGGAGCTAAACAGAAGTTTTTAGATATCCGTAAAAGAACGTATAAAATTCCAAATTTAACAAAAACACAATTTGTCTGCATACCAACTACATCTGGTACAGGATCAGAAGTTACACCATTTGCAGTTATAACGGATAGTGAAACTCACGTCAAGTACCCATTAGCAGATTATGCGTTGACTCCTGATGTCGCAATAATCGATCCACAGTTTGTAATGAGTGTACCGAAATCTGTTACAGCTGATACAGGCATGGATGTATTAACGCATGCGATCGAATCTTATGTTTCCGTAATGGCCAGCGATTATACAAAAGGTCTAAGCCTTCAAGCGGTCAAACTTGTATTTGAAAATTTACGCACATCGTACGAATATGCTACAGAAGAATCTCGCGAAAAAATGCATAATGCATCTACTATGGCTGGAATGGCATTTGCAAATGCTTTCTTAGGAATCAATCATTCCATTGCCCATAAAATTGGAGCTGCATATAATATCCCTCATGGACGTACCAATGCAATATTGTTACCTCATGTTATTCGATATAATGCTAAGGATCCTGCGAAGCATGCTTTATTTCCAAAATACGAATATTTCCACGCACATGAAGATTACGCTGAAATAGCTAGATTCATGGGATTCAAAGGGAATACTATAGAAGAGTTAGTAGAATCATTAGTCCAAGAAATCAACAAATTAGGTAAAGATGTTGGAATCAAGATGAGTTTGAAAGATCAAGGAGTAAGTTCTGAAACATTACACGATACAGTTGATCATTTGTCAGAATTAGCCTTTGAAGATCAATGTACAACAGCAAATCCAAAACAACCATTGATCAGTGAATTAAAACAAATTATCATTGAAGCATTTGAAGAAATATAATAGAAAATAAAAAACGGAAACTAAGGCTTTGATACCCTACCCGAAAACTAGACACTCAAAAAAAAGAGTGTTTTAGTTTTTGGGTTATTTTTTTATTTTATTTTCGTTATACTTTAATAGAATTGTTTCTAAGTGGAGGTTTCTTTGATGAGCAAAAAATTATATACAGAATATGAAATAGAGATACTGCAAAAAAATCCTAATGTAAAATCAGCATCTTCAAAAAGTATTACCTACTCACCTGTTTTTAAAATTAAAGTAGTAAAGGAAAGTAAGAGTGGAATGACCTCAACGGCCATATTTGAAAATGCTGGTCTGCCTGAAGATCTTCTAGGCAAAGGAAAAGCTCATCAATGTGTGCGTCGTTGGAAAAATAGTATGGCAATAAGAGGACAAGAAGGATTCCATACCGAAACTCGCGGGAAAGGTACACGATCAGAAGGCGAAAAAATGGGATCTATCGAGGAGCAGTTGGAAGAAGCAAAAGCACGTATAGCGTATCTGGAAGGCAATTTAGATTTAGTAAAAAAATTAGAATTTCAAGGAAGGAGCGTGAAAAACGAGAAAGGAAACGTTCTGAAAACCCGTGAGCGGTATGAATTAATCAATTCAATCATACGAGAATATAGTCTTAAAGGCATGGTTAAGTCTTTGTGTGAAATTGCCGAAGTTAGTCGTAGTGGTTATTATTATTGGAAGAACAATGAGGCTACACGTTATAAGAGGTACGAACAGGACAGCAATGATTTCGAATTGCTTTATCAAGTATACATTGAGAAAAATAAATGTGGTGTAGAAGAAATAAAGATGGCATTAGAAGCTGAATATGATATCGTAATGAACCATAAAAAAATTCGAAGAATCCTTCGAATCTACGGTATTATGTCACCCATTAGAAAAGCTAAACCTTACAAGAAAATGATGAAGGCAACACAAGAACACAAAACCAAGAAGAATCTTGTTAATCGTGATTTTGATAGAGGAACGCCTTATAAAGTATTGCTTACTGATATTACATATTTACCTTACGGTAAGAGCCAAATGGCCTACCTCTCTGCCGTTAAGGATGGTGCAACAGGAGAGATTGTTGCCCATCACTTCGCTACTTCTTTAAAGATGAATTTGGTCTATCAAACTTTGAACAAATTAGAATGTATCACAAGTGATATGCCTGATACAGAAAGATACTTGCATTCTGATCAAGGCTTCCACTACACTAATCCTACATATCAAAGTAATGTTGAAAAAATGGGATTTATACAATCCATGTCTAGAAGAGGTAACTGCTGGGATAATGCCCCAATGGAGTCCTTTTTTGGTCATATGAAGGACGTAGTCCTCTCAGAAAGACATGAAAGCCTTCAGGGTTTGTGGAATTCTGTAGAAGAATATATTTCGTTTTACAATCATAGTCGTTATCAAAAAAAATTAAAGAAGATGACCCCCGTTGCTTATCGGGATCATCTTCTATGGACTGCGTAATATCGTTTTTTTAAATGTCTAGTTTAAAGGTAGTAATTCACTTGCCTTAGTTTCCGTTTTTTTGTATTGAATATCTGATTAATTGTCAATAAAGACTTGTAATTAATTTATTTCAAGGTATACTTTTAATATAAGTTAGGTTAGCCTAAAAAAGGTAGGGGAAAATTATGACGCCAAATAAAGAAGATTACTTGAAAATGATTTATGAGCTTGGTGGAACAACTAAAAAAGTAACAAATAAACAGCTTGTTTCAGGACTTAAAGTATCTGCAGCTTCTGTAAGCGAAATGATCACTAAGTTATTAAAAGAGGGATTTGTTAAACATATTCCTTATCATGGAATTCATTTGACCGAAGAGGGACTCCAAAAAGCAAGCACATTAGTACGGAAACATCGACTTTGGGAAGTCTTTTTAGTAAATCATTTGGGCTACGCATGGAATGAGGTCCACCAAGAAGCTGAAGTATTGGAGCATGTTACTTCTATTGAATTAGCGAGGCACTTAGATAAGTACTTAGATTTTCCAACAGTTTGTCCTCATGGAGGAATGATCCCAACCGAAAAAGAAATTGTTTATGAAAAGATACTTCCGACTTTAGCAGATAAACAAGTTTATGATGTAGTGAAAATTAAAAGAGTAACTGATGAGAAAGAGCTGCTCGATTATTTAGCATCCTTAGAGGTTGATATAGGTGACGTATTTAAGATTATTGATATAGGCGCGTATGAAGGACCTATAACCCTCGAAACAGAAGGCAAACAACTTGTAGTTAGTTACAAAGCAGCTGAAAATATTTTTATTGAAGTAGTATAGAAAGTAGGAGAAAGATGAAAACAACTAAGCGCATTTTTTTTGGATCATTGTTTATTGCACTAATTTTTTTAGCCGGTTGTTATAATTTTAGCTCGGATCAGGCTTCGGAAAAATTGCAAGTTGTAGCGACTACGACTATGCTAACTGATTTATTGAAAGAAATAGGTGGCGAACATGTCGATGTAAACGGACTGATGCCTTCAGGAGTAGATCCTCATTTATATAAAGCAAGCGCAAGAGATGTCATTTTTATGCAATCTGCAGATATAGTAGCCTATAGTGGATTAGAACTTGAAGGAAAAATGGGTGAAATATTCCAAGGACTTGAAAACCAGAAAAAAATTGTTATAGCATTAGAAAATGGTTTGAATGAAAATGATGTTATTTCTACTGGAGAAAACAGCAAATCGATTGATCCACATATTTGGTTTGATGTAGAGCTATGGAAAAAAGCAGCTATAGAAGTATCTAAGGGATTGATCGCTGCTGATCCTGAAAATAAATTGAGTTATCAGTCAAATGTAGAAAGTTATTTGCTTGAATTAGAAGAATTAAATCAATATGTAACCAATCGTGTAAATGAAATACCAGAAGAAGATCGGATATTAGTAACAGCTCATGATGCTTTTAGTTACTTTGGTAAAGGATATGGTTTTAACGTCATTGGACTTCAAGGATTAAATACAAAAGCTGAAGCTGGTACAGGCGATATTAGCCAATTAGCAGATTTTATTGTAGACAATGGTATAAAAGCTATCTTTATTGAATCTTCTGTTCCAACAAGGACCATTGAATCCTTACAGGCGGCTACTAAAGCAAAAGGTTTTGATGTTGTAATTGGTGGAGAGCTTTATTCTGATTCTTTGGGAGATCAAGAAAATGACACCGAAACTTATATAAAAACAGTGAGATCTAATGTAGATACTATTGTAGATGCATTGAAATAAAACAAAGAGACTGGAGTGCATAATGTATGGAGATCGAGCGAATAGAAAAAACAACTGCAATACGTTTGAATCAATTAACGGTAGCGTATGAAGCACAGCCGGTTTTGTGGAATATTTCAGTTGATATTCCTAAAGGTACATTGACCGCAATCGTTGGACCTAATGGGGCGGGTAAATCGACATTGATCAAATCTTTGATCAATTTGATCAAACCCGTTGCTGGCAAAGTAGATTTTACTTTTGAGCAGACAACAGATGAAAAGTATGGGAAAAATAAAAATTTAGTTGCGTATGTACCTCAAAATGGAAGTGTAGATTGGGATTTTCCAACAACTGTTTTAGATGTGGTCGT
This genomic window contains:
- the msrB gene encoding peptide-methionine (R)-S-oxide reductase MsrB; this translates as MNSYDKNELKDKLTDIQFEVTQNEATERPFTGEYDDFYEDGIFVDVVSGKPLFSSNDKYDAGCGWPSFTKPIEEKEVIEKVDTKFGMRRTEVRSSESNSHLGHIFTDGPQDKGGLRYCVNSAALRFVPVDKLDEEGYGSYRKLFV
- the ruvA gene encoding Holliday junction branch migration protein RuvA yields the protein MYEYIKGIVTFVSPAYIVLETNGIGYQLFMANPFRFSSKLNEEVTIYIHQAVREDAITLYGFKDYTEKQLYLKLLSVSGIGPKSGLAILANDDHQGLVQAIENEDAAYLTKFPGVGKKTASQIVLDLKGKLADLTHTQSENTVDYQQELVLPTNYSHVTEAIEALEALGYSAKEIKKIEPQIRKLNKESTDAYLREALRLLMKK
- the ruvB gene encoding Holliday junction branch migration DNA helicase RuvB; its protein translation is MNPEERIISGDSSTTEEMSLEKSLRPLYLKEYIGQEKVKKELSIYIEAANNREEALDHVLLYGPPGLGKTTMAMVISNEMDVAIRTTSGPAIEKAGDLVALLNELEAGDVLFIDEIHRMPRLIEEMLYSAMEDYFVDIIVGQGPTAHPVHFPLPPFTLVGATTRAGLLSAPLRDRFGIVSHMEYYTVEELSDIVLRSADIFNTEIIESGAIEIARRSRGTPRVANRLLKRVRDYAQVRSNGVIKKEIADEALAMLRIDQEGLDFVDQKLLKTMIENYNGGPVGLSTIAANIGEEVETIEDMVEPFLLQAGFLQRTPRGRIVTRLGYAHLGYPITYTD
- the queA gene encoding tRNA preQ1(34) S-adenosylmethionine ribosyltransferase-isomerase QueA is translated as MLTTKDFDFNLPEELIAQTPLANRSSSKLLILDKEMGKVEDKYFTDILDELNKGDALVMNDTRVLPARLHGIKPETGAHIELLLLKNTKNDQWETLVKPAKKATVGTVISFGDGRLTATVTEELNHGGRIVDFSYEGIFLEVLESLGEMPLPPYIKERLEDGERYQTVYAKENGSAAAPTAGLHFTEELLEQIKLKGVQLVFLTLHVGLGTFRPVSVDSLEDHEMHSEFYRLTEESAAILTAVRNNGGRIVAVGTTSIRTLETIGTKFNGEIKADSGWTSIFISPGYTFKVVDAFSTNFHLPKSTLVMLISAFAGRENVLSAYQHAIDKRYRFFSFGDAMFIK
- a CDS encoding TetR/AcrR family transcriptional regulator; protein product: MANVNEEAVTNTQQRIIDAALDLVSHVGYKSTTTKMIAQKAEVNETTIFKNFQSKQVLMDTAFKQHTVQITKEVDEFFSQSFENTTDLMNQSGRFIATIFDKHRQIVIGTIKEVGNEQTKTIFTYKQEYIQQQLCNKLKECSNDHSLTDQQYETIAFIFNSAIMSLLVDKARKEYSDDEQSMTIHLDDVIELILKTVS
- the tgt gene encoding tRNA guanosine(34) transglycosylase Tgt, with amino-acid sequence MTEPAIKYRLIKKEKHTGARLGEIITPHGTFQTPMFMPVGTLATVKSIAPEELESMGADIILSNTYHLWLRPGEDIVEEAGGLHKFMNWDKGILTDSGGFQVFSLSDMRKIEEEGVHFRNHLNGSKMFLSPEKAINIQNKLGPDIMMSFDECPPFDESFDYVKKSVERTSRWAERGLKAHGKPNSQGLFGIIQGAGFKELRQQSARDLVSMDFPGYSIGGLSVGEPKQSMNRVLEYTTPFIPEDKPRYLMGVGTADSLIDGVIRGVDMFDCVLPTRIARNGTCMTSKGRVVIKNAQYERDFGPLDAKCDCYTCRNYTRAYIRHLIKANETFGLRLTSYHNLYFLLNVMKEVRQAIMDDNLLEYRESFFEEYGFNKPNARNF
- the yajC gene encoding preprotein translocase subunit YajC — protein: MEIILNFLPFIAIMALMYFMMIRPQKKAATKTQNMLNAMKKGNSVVTIGGLHGVIDEVNTTNNTVVIDCDGIFLTFEKKAIARVVTTDVSNAVEDLGTNTPSHTAEEDNEEKL
- a CDS encoding post-transcriptional regulator → MLLINESITYYTKYEPWLNLKIQEFNQLGYHQINKEDLWKYVVDLCWKRNVPAHYYQQISDIMKITPNHYLDYAAVEAQVYKVTSLDDMNFEGLF